The sequence tttttacttgaATTACAAAATATCATACATTTAATTATTTGCAATGACATAAATATGACATAAGTTATATTATTAACACAGGAGCTCTCCCTGGTGCTGAACTTCACTCTGTCTAGTTAGCTAGCTGAAGCTTGGTGGCTAACAGCTAACTCTACTTGTTGCACGCGAAGCAAACAACAGAGCTAACATTAGCCGGTGATCCACAACAGATcccaagaaaatataaaataaaactaaaactaaaaatataaaacaagaagattaattattattgttgttcaaACATATCTGAGATAAATCTCACCGGGTCGGTTCATTGTTGCTCCGCGTCACGACGGACTTGTTTTCACCTGCTGATAAGTGCCAGCCTCCCAGTGACGTCACCTCAGCCACGAGCACGCGACAGGAAGAGTCAgtcaatcagacacacacacacgcacacacacacacacacacgcacacacacacacacacacacacgcacacacacacacgcacacacacacacacacacacacacacacacacacacacacacacacacacacacacacacacacacacacacacacacacacgctgcaaTGACAACCtgggtgtttttatttattaatttatttaggtATTATCAGCAAAATATACTTACAGTAtcttaaaatacacaaatattctCTCAATGTTTCACTATCAAATAGTATCATAGATTATTGTCATTACAACAtgctgtaataaataaaatgaaaatatggatTGTATGAAAAAAGTATTATCTTAATGGCTGCAAATATTTATAGCTGTCAAATAAAGGTTGTGATGTAAAAGTCAGAGATAATATTCCTCATGATAGCCCTGGGATATATAAGTGAATAATTGAGACTTTTAAATCTCGAAATAGATTTAAAATCTTAGTGCTGTAGGTTAGTCCACTCGACTCgaataaaatgtaaagaaatttGTGATTACAGTTAACAATCTGCATTTTTAGTTGTATCTGTAGAAGGGTTCGATACCATAGATTTAAAGACTAAATTTACGACTAGATTTAAAGCATAAAGGAATCAAATAAAAGGCAGGAGtcaaatactgtaaatgctAGAATTCTCCGTTTAATAGAAGCAGAAACTGGTAAAAAGGAAGATTTGTCTCCATCTGCTGTTGAAAGATGGAATCACACTACATTGATCTAAAATCACGGGAAACATAAATTGTCAGAATTTAGTTTTGGTTTCAGCATCAGCCAGAATCACTGAGAGAGAAACtccaacaataaatacaaaaactgcTGAAAAgtaagggaaaaaaattaaaatgtgacctAAACAACTCTTTTAAGGTGTTTGTTTAATTCTGTTAAATACCCGGCGATCCGTATCCAGTGTAGTTGCTCTTTATTCAACCTCTTACAATTACCGCTACCTGGGTGAATAAGTGACAAACTGAGAATGATGCAATGTTCAGGAACATTTATTCAATAACAGCAAATCAGATCAATGATCCACTTGTTTTCTTCCAAACACACAATTACCATGCTACAACATAAACGTTAAGATTTATACTTCATATGGGTCAAGTGTATGTACAAGCAACCGCAACCATTAAACCATTCCCCGATGAATTTAATGGTTACATCACGACACCATACCATACCGTTAAAATGATAGTCAGTCATCATTTCAAACATGACaaagtgtgaaataaaaaaaaaagcatcatatAACCATTTCACTATAATTGCACTATATATTATGTTGCCTTTTTTATTAAGTCATTTCCTGATCATTGATctattatagattttttttaaacacacagtGCATTCAACTTAGAACATTTACAGTAGCGTTTTTCAGTATCTCTATGAAAAAGCCATGACAGGAACATCTATGTTTCATCAAGGGTTACAGGAAACATCATACGAGAGCCACAGAGGTCAACATCCATACCGTTAATAGCAGAGGGTGGGCAACAGGAGCTCACCGATTGTAAACGATTGAAACACATTATTAGCAGTTATGAAACTGACAAAGTGGCAAAGATTCTCAAGTGACAACTTATGGCAATTTGCAAATGTGTTGCAATATATGCAAATTCAGGAGAATGAAGAAGTCCTTTCACTTGGAGCTGCCGGTCTCACAGCTGATGCACCTCACGAGCTTCTTACTTTACACGGGTTCAAAAAACGATGATGAACGATCACAGCATTGGACAAAATGTCATCAGACTTCAGTTCAAAACACAAGGACCAAAAACAGGATGGAAATCATCTTCCTTACTACCTACAATTTCATATATCATTATGACAATATCGGAATAATATTATAACCATATCATATAATCATTTATATATTTGCTGTGTTGTCAGATTCATTTCCCAGCTATAAAGTGTAACATGTTTTTCCACATGACGTTAACTACTGAAAAGATTTGAGACATCTCCGGGGCTTCAGCGACACAAGATCAGTTATTTCTATCTAAAGTTTAGGTGGATCACCTAGAGCTCCGTGGCTTCATGTACAGGGAAATCAACAGGTGCACAAAAATGCCTATGTGATCAGATGAAATGAATCTTTTAGTCTCAATCAGTTGTGAAAgaactgaaataaatgtttgctgTAAGTATACACctacagaaaaaaagtaaattgatGGTTGATATTTATGATGTTTCAAAAACAGggatcaaataaataattaaattttaaaaaatctaaatttctCCACTGATAAAAACATATTGAGATGTTGCTTCTAATTTCAGGatcagataataataataatcataatctaATAACGCAacaatgagaaaatgagaacaATAACATGAAATCTTGACTCGGATGAATTCTCTGGCTGTAGTCCATGAACAATGTAAGAATTGATGAACCGTCATAAAATTTACTGTGACAgtgtctgacaggaagtcagaatgagaggaaataaagccgataagaatgaataaataagtagAAAACTACTACATCAGCAGGTATTTGTGACATGTCCTCTGTTACTTTACCACCTCATAATTCACATTAGAAACACTCAAAGTGCGGCGGAGACAAAGCAGTACCAAAGACGTGACGTCGCCCCGACGACGACGACTGACATTTTCAAAGGAACCGTAACTGTTTGCAAATCTGACATTAGAAACACACCGATGTATCACAACTCTGTTCTTGAAGGTTTAATAATGGCACTGACCACCttagcatctctctctctcgccgGTGCCTCCCTGAGCCACGGCTCTCCTTTGTTTTAGCATAACACATCAGgttcacacctcctcctcctgtttgtgAGCTATTCCTCTGAGCATATTGCACATATGTACGCACCAACGTTACTGAGACTTTCAGAGTCAAGATGTGGctgaagataaataaaaagcTGGAGACcatgttttaaaaacagtgcaTGCTACACCAGGATGTAAAACGAAGGAGAGGGGAAGTGGAATAATCGACCTGCGAGGATAAAGGTCaagaaacataaaagaaaatgagttgtttcttttcttctcatACTGGGGGGTGGGAATAAATTGCGGACCAATCAGGGAGGGGTGTAAGGGTTGTGACTTCATCAGTTCTTTTAATAGGCCATGCTTACTAGTCCCTCTCCTTTGCATGGCTCTGCTTCTGAAGTGGAAAGATGGATTCCCCTTTTCTTTTATCTCACTGAGGTGGAGCAGGGATGCAGGCAGGACCGCAGGCCAGGATTGACGGGAACCGGAGAGCTAGTTGAAGCCGGTGTCAGTGTGGTAGGAGTGGTGCCCATCTGATGTTAACTGGGTCGTCTCTGTGGCTGACGGCTGAAGCATTATGGGGTCACCCCCAGCCTCTGcttgacaaacagaaacaacacgTTCAGGCCTATCAAAAAGGGAGCGGAGGCACAGGTGAATCTGTCCCACCTCTTTCATCAGATTGCAGCTGAGCCTCTAGGTCCTCAGGGGACACATAAAAATCCTGGTCCTGGCTCTCTCGAGGCCGTGGTTTACATCTTCCACAGCAGCAgttacagcagcagcacaggcaGCAGCAGAAGTAGCAGCCGGTGGCCAGACCGCAGAAGACGAACAGAGCCTGTAGGGAGGAGGTGAAAAGTCAGTGTGACAGAAGAAAATATGGAAAATACAAAtagggaagaaaagaaaagaaaagaaaggatttCCTCGTTCTCACCTTCGCCCACCAGCTTGAGAGGACAAAGTAAGTGTTGACATTCTCCTCTCCAAACTGCTCGGCCACGTAAAGTCCCAGAGAACCGTACTTGTCGTAAATATTCCGCTTTGTGGGATCGTTCAGGATAGCGTGCGCGTTGTTGATCTCTTTGAATTTATCAGCTGCCTCCGGGTTCTCGGGATTCTTGTCAGGGTGGAACTTCAGCGCCAGTTTCCTGTGGACAGAGTCGACCGTCAAGCAAAGGTAAACCGCAGCCAAATGCTTCCGCCGTCGCCGGCGGGACGCCCTCCTCACCTGTAGGATCTCTTGATGTCATCCGTTGTGGCCACTTTGTCGACTCCCAGCACGTGATAGAGGGACTCGCCGGCGGTGGACAGAGAGCGCTGCCTCTGATGCTCAGTCATGGTGCCTCACGTCCTCAAGCTGGGTGagcaaacagaaaagaacaactTGGGTAGCAGTTGTTGCTtcataaacaaacacagcaggTTAACATGCATGCCTGTCTACGAAATAAAACCCTGATCAAGCTAAAAGAAAGAAGACCTGACtttgaaataaacattaaaaatacaagagcCCTGAATGCAACACGCTAGGTTTgttaatcttttaaaaaaaaaaattaattcttaTGTTCACTGTTTCTAAATTGTGCATTGATGATGTCAATTCCCTGCTCACATTTTTACATGGCAGGACCACTgactgcttctgctgctgtcagTAAATCACTCACTGACACAAATGCTGCAAAACAGCAAACATTTTTACTGAATAGATGCtgaaattgtaaaatatatatataaggaATTAAAATGTCGATGCTTCCAAATCGGTGCGGTATTGCCTCACATTGAATAAACCAGTGGTGGATTTTAAGCCACACTAAAGcctcttttcatatttttttaaccgAAAACTAGTGTCCGTTCGGACAAGTGGGTGTCAAAATTCCCTCTAATACGAGTCGCATCCAGTTGTCAGCTCCCTTTACTGGGGATTAAATCCAGTGAATACCATCCAAGGATCCTAATCTCTGAGCGCGCATCAGCAGCATTGCTATAGCGCACAGCATCCATGTTGGTTTGCTTCCCGGCCTGTTCTTGATGCAGGGCAGGGATGGGTCGTCACCAGTAATTTTCAAGGGCAACGGGCAGCGTCTGGAGGGGAAACCACAGATCGAACCGCGCCCCAGAAGCTCACCTTTCCGTCGGGTCTGATGCGCCGCAAACTGACGATCCCAGCAGGTTCGAATCTCAGACGGTGGAGCGTGACTATGGCTGCATCTCTCACGTACCCGGACCCTCTCTGCCTCCCACGACGCAACCATggacagctgcagcagcacgctggctccgcccaccaccCCGCCCCTCGACACCCCGTTGGCGACCCGACGTGCGCGTGCACGGCAGACCGTATAAAAGCCATGCGTGCTCACACCGGAGGAGGATGCGAGAGGATGCTGGAGGAGAGCTGGAGCAGCTAAGGAATGGGAATGATCCAGGGAAGGTTTCATGATCATTTTTTTACATCTATAGGTTTGAAGGTTCATAATCATAATGCTTTTATTGAACTAACCGAAAATTGatattctctttttaaaaacaaagcattaaaaTTGAGAAGAAATGACATCATAGATCTTGAGGGACCCCCTATGAGCTGTGACCTGATTCCCATTGAAAGCGTGTTTCGTTGGGTGTGTGAGTAAGTGTGACAGTATAGAGACATTCTCCGTGGAATAAACAGCAACTCTTGAAGCTCCGACCACAGAACAGGCCGCCATcacacaggatgacatcatttgGAGGACGAGTCAGGACTGCTTGTTCTACTATACACCGCCCAGTCTTTTGGAACTATTTTATCATAATAACCAGATTTTGAAGGAGTATGAAGTTGTATTATAATATGAAGGAGGAAATGATACCAAAGCTATGTCAGCCAACTATAATGTTACATATAATGtttataacaataaaaaagaccacacacaaaaataaaaacattttttaatctgaGGGTAAAAGGCAGACGTGACCCAGACGACCTGAGGGGTCTGAAcgttcataataataatagattagaCATCTACTTCATTTTGACCCGACGTCATTGAGTGCTTGATGAACCGACAgcagtattttaaaatcaaatgataAAACTCCATCCAATCACAGCTTTGATGCCCTGACATTACCACGATCCACATACTCCATCAAACACTAATTGAGCATATACCATTGCCCTCAACCTACTGTTTAATATTTCTAAACACAGCAAATAACAGCAGCAAAGTTAAAGAACATTTTAGACACGTGGCAGCTTCATATCCCATTTGGTTCTTGATATTTTGTAAGGAATCATAATAAAATAGCACCAAGGTTCTAAGTTCGAATCCAATTTTTAATTGTAGAATTATTTTAGGATtactattttacattttcttcatattatttgtaattttgaCTAACTTAACCGTAGTCAATTGATTTTCATCAGTCACCTGAATTTCAAGCGAATATTTGGAAACGGGCGGCAGTTTGATCGATTTATGTCAGATTAGATTCTTCACCACTTCGACTGTCTGTACCTCGGCAACCGTGACGTCACCGCCCTCACCAATCGCAGAGCTCGCGGGGCTCACGTTGCTCTCGCGAGATTTCGACATTAGCTTGGTTGGTTAGCTAGctagcgaaaaaaaaaaaaaaagcttggtTGTGAATCCGCTGTTTACACTTTTATTCCTCTTAAAACACCGACGGTAAAACTCCTTGCGGTTCGTGTTTTTGCCTTCAAACACCTGCTGGAAACAAGAAGCGCCGGACCTTTTGTTTTGCTCGGTAAGTTCTGGAAACGTACGCAGCTTGCTAACAGGAGGAAATGGGTTTGTTTTGGAAACGTAGGCTCGTTTccaaattgtgttgttttttttagcggCGTGGAGAATCATCCAGACGCAATTCAGTCACCGAAATTCTACATCTCTAAATATGTTGTTAATGTGGTGTTTTTGTCTGTAGTGTCcgttgctctttttttttttttgttgcaataAGTCCTTAACATCTGCACGGCGGCGGCACCATTCGTGTTCGTGTAGCTACAATATGCGGCCGAGCTGTGTCAGTCTTGCTCACGTTTCGAGGTGTTTCCAATGGCTTTTCCACATCTTAGGATCCCAATGATGAGTTATGCTGAAAAGCCAGAAGACATCACAAAAGAGGAGTGGATGGACAAATTAAACAATGTTCACATACAGAGGGCGGACATGAATCGACTCATCATGAATTACCTGGTGACAGGTGAGACATGAGAAACACACAGTGGGTTTAAAAACACACCTctcacatttttgttctttgagcAGACATTTATCTTTATGTTAAAACATCTAAATGTAGAACTGACTGGGTGATAGTTCTCAAAATACAAGGTTTGGttatgctattttttttctgaaaacttTCATAGCAATAGCCATCATACCAACTGTGTTGTGGTCAACCATCTGTACTAACCCAGAATCAGGTTCACACCACCTGTCACTACAGTAGATGAGAGTATTTACGGCCACATTAGggttatataaaaaaagaagaagaaaagtaaatCATCCGAGGCATGATGGAGCCTGAGAAAGTCATGCTGGCCACAGTTCTGGACTGGTCAGAGCCTGGCCTAAACCTCACTGGAAACCTGAAGGGTAGGATGAGTGCAGACCTCTGTCCAGAGTTGGCACCAGTCCATGAGGAGGGGGATTACTGCCGTACTCGATGCTGATGATGAACACACAAATTTCTGAATTCGAATGCAAAATGTACAGTTATCTTTTCTGTGCTGCTttgttctctcttctttctgtcaCTGATTAGATGTAAAAGTTACTAACTTACCAAGCACATTTGCAGAGAACCTCAGTGGTTTGTTTTGATATCCTTAGAGCTGAcaactgtactgtactgtaaagaTGTTATTTATAAGCTAAGTATCTTCATGCCTTAACACTCTTGCCTTCATCTGTTTCAAGAGGGATTCAAAGAGGCGGCGGAAAAGTTTCGGATGGAGTCTGGGATCGAGCCAAGTGTGGATCTGGACTCTTTGGATGAAAGGATAAAGATTAGAGAGATGATCCTGAAGGGACAGATACAGGAAGCCATTGCTCTCATCAACAGCTTACATCCAGAGCTGCTTGACACCAACCGATATTTGTACTTTCATCTGCAGGTACGTATGAACCCAGAGCTATTTAGTCACACTCGTCAGATAGAGGTATTGAAGTGTGGTTAGATCTTTCAACATGTGAAAAAACTTACACCACCTGTAGATATGAACTCAAGCTTGTCATTGTTCGTGAGGAGCTTATGTTGTTTCTTGGTTGAACACGGAAATTCAGTACTACATAATACTCAGACATTAACATTAACTGATTGTGCTTTATTTCCGTtcttgcagcagcagcatttgATCGAGTTAATCAGGCTAAGGGAGACTGAGTCAGCGCTGGAGTTCGCCCAGACGCAACTGGCTGAACAGGGGGAGGAGAGCCGCGAGTGTCTGACGGAGATGGAGAGAACATTAGCCCTTCTGGCCTTTGACAACCCAGAGGAGTCACCCTTTGGAGACCTGCTCAACATGATGCAGCGGCAAAAGGTAGGCTGGTTTTTATCTTCTTTATCTTCTTGTTGCAGAGTAGTCCTTTTGTTTCAGGGTTTTCAAAAGATCAATTTTACAGTGTTTGAAATGCTGTTGAGTTGGATTTTATTTGGTCCCATTGCTGCTTTTGTTCCTCAGAACtgttatggtgtaaaatagtccTTTCTTTCTGAAGTCTTTTACAATATTGATTTTAATCTGCACTATTATATAAACAGGTAGTCAATGGATCCAGTCGAGAAATCTGATTCCAGCCATGCTTCCTGCATTATGTATGTTGGTTCCTTTTTGTCCAAAGGAATAAAGAAATTACTTATGTGTGTATATTATAAAAGTAAATGCAAATGACTGCTAAAGTCATTACTGCTAATTAAAAGCAGGAGTGGAAcgtaaaagaaaataatgtcagTTGACACCAACCAAACAGGAATGTGGAAAAGGGTAAGGATGACAATGAAACCAGTGGAATAAGCTTACCTCTATGAAAGCTGCAGATCATAGTTGGGTAAAGAATTATTGTGATGCTTTTTAAAGCTGATTTTAATGTTAAACTCTGAACATGACCTCCTCGTCAACTCCAGAGCAGGTCAGGTGGATAGAATCGGGTGTTGTGAtgtaaacaacacaacattGAGGTTCATACGACACCTTTTATGGAAAGTGGTTGCACCATGTAAACCCAGGAATATTACAGACCTGGAGGCCTTTTTCCacgaggaatgggctaagattcccctaggacctgtttgcaaAAAGTTTACAGTTAGAGATGCTTGAATAGTTCTTTTTTGGGATTGATTGAGTCAGTAAATGCAGTGTTTTCTGTTACGTTTGTTAAAACActtgtaaaatctgttgtattgAGCAGACATTGCAAACAGCTAATCATTCTATTCAATCATTAAGAACACTGTGTATGATAAATAACTCACTTGTCTTGGTGCACAGGTATGGAGCGAGGTGAACCAAGCTGTGTTGGACTATGAAAACAGGGAGTCGACACCTAAATTGGCTAAActcctgaagctgctgctgtgggCGCAGAATGAGCTGGACCAGAAGAAGGTGAAATATCCCAAAATGACTGACCTTAGCACAGGAACCATTGAGGACCCCAAGTGAACACGAGAGACGAGAGCAACCACCTCCCACACACCCCCTCCTTAATTTATGATCAGTCAGTGACTGTGTGAAAACCAGGTAACATATATGTATAAACAAATGctactttgttttttcatgtttcattcatGAGAAGTAAGACGAGTCATTGTGCAAAACTGTAAATTATTTGCAAACTGACAGGAATTATATAAATACCGGTCCTGGATATGTAGATAGGTttcagatgaaataaaactcagtttgttgttttatattttgtctttCTAAATGCCTAAACTCTGTAGTATTCAGTGTGATGGTTTCCCCAATTGAGACGTTACTTTGCCAGAAAGTGAGTTGATGTTTTCAATGGATAAATTAAAAGTGTCTGGCATGAAAGCCAGTTGTGGTTTAAACCAGGGAAGTTCAAGTTCATTATGAGAGGCAAGATAAGTCCACCTTGCTGCATTCCAAGTCTGAGGTCTGCAGCCTTGAACGTCTtgtaatatgaaaaaataagacCCAAGAACAACCGTTCAGATTCAACTTCGTCCCACTGGTCCGCTTGAGTCCACAGATTGACCTGAAGAATGTCTTTTATTCTGCCTTTGAATGCAGACCCTTTGCCCAGAGTGTGACGTTGCCAATGCCTTCGATGGCTGAAGTTAAAAATCGATGTACCTTTGCTCCCTGGTTTAAACTTAGAATGACCAGAAACataattgcccccccccccttttttttttagtgtacaTATGTTTAGATTGAGATGACACTGCAAAAGTCTAGATTGTTTCAAAAACcagaaatgagtaaaaaaattaaacagaattaaaaaaaaccgaGTATTTTTCAATTCTATGGAAAGACGCACTATATTATTGTAATATGCTTTTAGTTGATATACTTTGTTTTAATGTCGTATGATGTTTCATGATTTGCCATTGATTTGACcacacatttttccattttatgtgtttgagaGGGCGAGCTACGCCCCGACTGACCTTTTCAAATCAGCGATTGCTTTCTCACTGACCGTGTT is a genomic window of Antennarius striatus isolate MH-2024 chromosome 2, ASM4005453v1, whole genome shotgun sequence containing:
- the LOC137609461 gene encoding glucose-induced degradation protein 8-B homolog produces the protein MMSYAEKPEDITKEEWMDKLNNVHIQRADMNRLIMNYLVTEGFKEAAEKFRMESGIEPSVDLDSLDERIKIREMILKGQIQEAIALINSLHPELLDTNRYLYFHLQQQHLIELIRLRETESALEFAQTQLAEQGEESRECLTEMERTLALLAFDNPEESPFGDLLNMMQRQKVWSEVNQAVLDYENRESTPKLAKLLKLLLWAQNELDQKKVKYPKMTDLSTGTIEDPK
- the dnajc5aa gene encoding dnaJ (Hsp40) homolog, subfamily C, member 5aa: MTEHQRQRSLSTAGESLYHVLGVDKVATTDDIKRSYRKLALKFHPDKNPENPEAADKFKEINNAHAILNDPTKRNIYDKYGSLGLYVAEQFGEENVNTYFVLSSWWAKALFVFCGLATGCYFCCCLCCCCNCCCGRCKPRPRESQDQDFYVSPEDLEAQLQSDEREAGGDPIMLQPSATETTQLTSDGHHSYHTDTGFN